One genomic window of Ctenopharyngodon idella isolate HZGC_01 chromosome 18, HZGC01, whole genome shotgun sequence includes the following:
- the si:ch211-260p9.3 gene encoding 1-phosphatidylinositol 4,5-bisphosphate phosphodiesterase gamma-2 isoform X9: MYIDNTKKNSITLKELKSLLPQMNITVPDGRFLEERFVEVGAKDYVLDFQQFHKFYDLLIFENQEVLLEEFEKGPAAFTISNTNRPESSVLPLSDFQNFLLYRQKETWAKNLNKVQELMTIFINDTMRKTDYPKFTIGEFLSFLFSKENSIWDEKFSEICPLDMNNPLSHYWINSSHNTYLTGDQMRSESSTEAYVRCLRLGCRCIELDCWNGRDEPVIYHGGTMTSKIKFKDAVKAINDHAFITSEYPVVLSIEEHCDTTQQKVIAQMLKDVFQDKLLTKPLDPEAKHLPSPNQLKGKIIIKHQKISESDHTDKQGNTAGKSKLNSFKNVFKKIGKPKENMVLEKEGELCIWDPIHMRFYKHDCVISDNKLYYSEEKEEDSPKEGSDLHLFEPWFHGRMAKGRITAKRLLHDFCKGRNGKDGTFLVRESDKFIRNYSISIWTRRRVQHYRIFWSSENGHASFFLTSKQCFPSMCALIEHYRQNLIEYDGLNLHLKNFLPRLNFVSHHQLGWFYSNLSQAKAEEYLLRIPRDGAFLIRQREEPDTFELSVRVEGVIKHYLIYRYNGKYVLADIYEFFRLEDMVSCFREQLFIGKIKLRYPVTPQLVERICMEDLLTCDGELYSEVHMVGQVPEDNPLGHQCKGVVDISKCNVARNAKYGRPLVVTLLNKENVKLIEFTCEILEQVEEWYQVVLNIIQSIIEKMENKTKIAVEMSDMVVYCQSIKKTLNTTFENYNCKEVRSFKDDDFTKKGNEVKPDCILEYNRIALSRVYPKGFRVDSSNFDPCPSWKLGCQMAALNFQTADKFMWLNSALFSLNGGTGYVLKPEWMRDPTKKKPSKQKIRIRVIAARHLPNSEHIISPFVKVELLPYTGARVDDYSFKTTFLNDNGLNPVWLGPRNPPKCFEVDEPDLAFLCFEVSEGDAFSDPKVLAQATFPVRGIRSGYRSVPLKNVFSENLELASLLVHVEHVEV; encoded by the exons ATGTACATTgataatacaaagaaaaatag CATCACCCTGAAAGAACTTAAGTCTCTCTTGCCACAAATGAACATCACTGTACCAGATGGACGTTTTCTGGAGGAAAGATTTGTG GAGGTGGGAGCAAAAGATTATGTCCTGGATTTTCAGCAGTTTCACAAATTCTACGatcttttaatatttgaaaaccaGGAGGTG ttgCTAGAAGAGTTTGAAAAGGGGCCTGCAGCTTTCACAATTAg TAATACTAATAGGCCTGAATCTTCTGTACTTCCCCTCTCTGATTTTCAAAACTTTCTTTTATATAGACAGAAG GAGACCTGGGCCAAAAATCTTAATAAGGTACAAGAGTTGATGACCATCTTCATCAATGACACCATGAGGAAGACTGATTATCCAAAGTTTACCATTGGAGAG TTCCTCAGCTTTCTCTTCTCCAAAGAAAACTCAATTTGGGATGAGAAGTTCTCAGAGATTTGCCCACTGGACATGAACAATCCTCTGTCTCACTACTGGATCAACTCTTCTCACAACAC ATATTTGACTGGAGATCAGATGCGCAGTGAGTCCTCAACAGAAGCTTATGTGCGCTGCCTGAGGCTGGGCTGCCGCTGTATTGAGT TGGACTGCTGGAATGGTCGAGATGAACCTGTCATATACCATGGTGGGACCATGACCTCCAAGATAAAGTTTAAGGATGCGGTGAAGGCTATCAATGATCATGCTTTCATAACATCTGA GTATCCTGTAGTGCTGTCCATAGAAGAACACTGTGATACTACGCAACAGAAAGTGATAGCTCAGATGTTAAAAGATGTTTTCCAGGACAAGCTCTTGACCAAGCCACTGGATCCAGAAGCAAAACATTTACCCTCACCAAACCAGCTGAAGGGCAAGATTATCATTaag CACCAAAAAATAAGCGAGAGCGATCACACCGATAAG CAGGGAAACACGGCTGGGAAAAGTAAATTAAACAGCTTCAAAAACGTCTTCAAGAAG ATAGGAAAACCTAAAGAAAACATGGTATTGGAGAAGGAAGGAGAGCTTTGCATCTGGGATCCAATACATATG agGTTTTACAAGCATGACTGTGTTATCTCAGATAATAAGCTGTACTATTCTGAAGAGAAGGAGGAAGACAGTCCTAAG GAAGGTTCAGACCTGCACCTGTTTGAGCCCTGGTTTCATGGACGGATGGCTAAGGGCAGAATAACCGCTAAAAGACTCCTGCATGATTTCTGCAAAGGGAGGAATGGAAAAGATGGAACCTTTCTGGTGCGAGAGAGTGACAAGTTCATCCGAAACTACAGTATCTCCATTTG GACCAGAAGGAGGGTTCAGCACTACAGAATTTTCTGGTCCTCAGAAAATGGTCACGCATCCTTCTTCTTGACAAGCAAGCAGTGCTTTCCAAGTATGTGTGCCTTGATTGAGCATTATAGACAAAATTTGATTGAGTATGATGGATTAAACTTGCATCTCAAGAATTTCCTGCCTCGGCTCAATTTTGTGTCTCACCACCAATTGGG gtgGTTTTACAGTAACCTGAGTCAAGCCAAAGCAGAAGAGTATCTTCTGAGGATTCCTCGAGATGGAGCGTTCCTCATCAGACAGAGAGAGGAGCCTGACACCTTTGAACTCTCAGTCAG AGTTGAAGGGGTTATTAAGCATTATCTGATTTACCGATACAACGGCAAGTATGTACTGGCAGACATCTACGAGTTTTTTAGGCTTGAAGACATGGTCAGCTGTTTCCGTGAGCAGCTTTTCATCGGCAAGATAAAACTACGCTATCCTGTAACACCACAATTAGTGGAGCGCATCTGTATG GAGGATCTTTTAACATGTGATGGTGAGCTGTACAGTGAGGTACATATGGTGGGGCAA GTCCCTGAAGACAATCCCTTAGGTCACCAATGTAAAGGTGTAGTGGATATCTCTAAGTGTAATGTTG CACGCAATGCCAAATATGGCAGACCTCTCGTGGTGACCCTGTTGAATAAGGAGAATGTGAAACTAATTGAGTTCACGTGTGAGATCTTGGAGCAGGTGGAGGAATGGTACCAGGTGGTTCTCAACATCATCCAAAGT ATAATAGAAAAAATGGAGAACAAAACCAAAATAGCTGTTGAGATGTCAGACATGGTGGTGTACTGCCAATCTATCAAAAAGACTTTGAATACGACTTTTG AAAATTACAACTGCAAAGAGGTTCGCTCCTTTAAGGATGACGACTTTACAAAAAAGGGGAATGAAGTAAAACCAGACTGCATTCTGGAGTATAACCGCATAGCTCTCAGCCGTGTGTATCCTAAGGGATTCCGAGTTGATTCGTCCAACTTTGACCCTTGTCCTTCATGGAAATTAGGCTGCCAAATGGCGGCTCTCAACTTCCAAACTGCTG ATAAGTTCATGTGGCTGAACAGTGCTCTCTTCAGTCTGAATGGAGGCACAGGTTACGTGCTTAAACCAGAGTGGATGCGAGATCCGACCAAGAAGAAGCCTTCTAAACAAAAAATCAGAATCAGA GTGATCGCAGCCAGGCATCTGCCCAATTCAGAACACATCATCAGTCCTTTTGTGAAGGTTGAGCTGTTGCCGTACACAGGAGCTCGAGTAGATGACTACAGTTTCAAGACTACTTTCTTAA ATGATAATGGACTAAATCCAGTGTGGCTGGGCCCTAGGAATCCACCGAAATGCTTTGAAGTAGACGAGCCAGACCTTGCCTTCCTGTGCTTTGAGGTTTCTGAGGGGGACGCATTTTCTGATCCTAAGGTTCTTGCACAGGCCACTTTTCCTGTCAGGGGTATTCGCTCAG gGTATCGGTCTGTCCCGCTGAAGAACGTGTTTAGTGAAAACCTGGAACTTGCATCTCTTCTGGTGCATGTAGAGCATGTAGAG GTGTAA
- the si:ch211-260p9.3 gene encoding 1-phosphatidylinositol 4,5-bisphosphate phosphodiesterase gamma-2 isoform X6 encodes MICAPKLEDSVIVASNERGELTEDERSRIIEHLQKGTEMMVYQQRAERFTVQVIMETMQVALIGSRDRIVKVLDIFELKELRQWETFQDFQRFNESSTFRKIFGLSEKEVQQDSKTCFTIFYGSEFMLKSLSLNADSVEDAEKWLTGLELLRQETLAAHTPEIIESITLKELKSLLPQMNITVPDGRFLEERFVEVGAKDYVLDFQQFHKFYDLLIFENQEVLLEEFEKGPAAFTISNTNRPESSVLPLSDFQNFLLYRQKETWAKNLNKVQELMTIFINDTMRKTDYPKFTIGEFLSFLFSKENSIWDEKFSEICPLDMNNPLSHYWINSSHNTYLTGDQMRSESSTEAYVRCLRLGCRCIELDCWNGRDEPVIYHGGTMTSKIKFKDAVKAINDHAFITSEYPVVLSIEEHCDTTQQKVIAQMLKDVFQDKLLTKPLDPEAKHLPSPNQLKGKIIIKHQKISESDHTDKQGNTAGKSKLNSFKNVFKKIGKPKENMVLEKEGELCIWDPIHMRFYKHDCVISDNKLYYSEEKEEDSPKEGSDLHLFEPWFHGRMAKGRITAKRLLHDFCKGRNGKDGTFLVRESDKFIRNYSISIWTRRRVQHYRIFWSSENGHASFFLTSKQCFPSMCALIEHYRQNLIEYDGLNLHLKNFLPRLNFVSHHQLGWFYSNLSQAKAEEYLLRIPRDGAFLIRQREEPDTFELSVRVEGVIKHYLIYRYNGKYVLADIYEFFRLEDMVSCFREQLFIGKIKLRYPVTPQLVERICMEDLLTCDGELYSEVHMVGQVPEDNPLGHQCKGVVDISKCNVARNAKYGRPLVVTLLNKENVKLIEFTCEILEQVEEWYQVVLNIIQSIIEKMENKTKIAVEMSDMVVYCQSIKKTLNTTFENYNCKEVRSFKDDDFTKKGNEVKPDCILEYNRIALSRVYPKGFRVDSSNFDPCPSWKLGCQMAALNFQTADKFMWLNSALFSLNGGTGYVLKPEWMRDPTKKKPSKQKIRIRVIAARHLPNSEHIISPFVKVELLPYTGARVDDYSFKTTFLNDNGLNPVWLGPRNPPKCFEVDEPDLAFLCFEVSEGDAFSDPKVLAQATFPVRGIRSGYRSVPLKNVFSENLELASLLVHVEHVEV; translated from the exons ATGATTTGCGCACCGAAACTGGAAG attcAGTGATCGTGGCCAGCAATGAGCGGGGTGAGCTCACAGAGGATGAGAGGAGTCGGATTATTGAGCATCTGCAGAAGGGTACTGAAATGATGGTATATCAGCAGAGGGCTGAGAGATTCACTGTCCAGGTCATTATGGAGACCATGCAGGTGGCCTTGATAGGCTCCAGAGACAGGATAGTCAAAGTGT TGGACATTTTTGAGCTGAAGGAGCTTCGTCAGTGGGAGACATTCCAGGATTTCCAGCGATTTAACGAGAGCAGCACATTTCGAAAAATCTTTGGCCTGTCTGAAAAAGAGGTTCAGCAGGACAGCAAAACATGTTTCACCATCTTCTATGGATCTGAGTTTATGTTAAAGTCACTGAGTCTAAACG CTGATTCGGTGGAGGATGCAGAAAAATGGCTGACAGGACTGGAGTTACTCAGACAGGAGACACTGGCGGCTCACACACCAGAGATTATAGAGAG CATCACCCTGAAAGAACTTAAGTCTCTCTTGCCACAAATGAACATCACTGTACCAGATGGACGTTTTCTGGAGGAAAGATTTGTG GAGGTGGGAGCAAAAGATTATGTCCTGGATTTTCAGCAGTTTCACAAATTCTACGatcttttaatatttgaaaaccaGGAGGTG ttgCTAGAAGAGTTTGAAAAGGGGCCTGCAGCTTTCACAATTAg TAATACTAATAGGCCTGAATCTTCTGTACTTCCCCTCTCTGATTTTCAAAACTTTCTTTTATATAGACAGAAG GAGACCTGGGCCAAAAATCTTAATAAGGTACAAGAGTTGATGACCATCTTCATCAATGACACCATGAGGAAGACTGATTATCCAAAGTTTACCATTGGAGAG TTCCTCAGCTTTCTCTTCTCCAAAGAAAACTCAATTTGGGATGAGAAGTTCTCAGAGATTTGCCCACTGGACATGAACAATCCTCTGTCTCACTACTGGATCAACTCTTCTCACAACAC ATATTTGACTGGAGATCAGATGCGCAGTGAGTCCTCAACAGAAGCTTATGTGCGCTGCCTGAGGCTGGGCTGCCGCTGTATTGAGT TGGACTGCTGGAATGGTCGAGATGAACCTGTCATATACCATGGTGGGACCATGACCTCCAAGATAAAGTTTAAGGATGCGGTGAAGGCTATCAATGATCATGCTTTCATAACATCTGA GTATCCTGTAGTGCTGTCCATAGAAGAACACTGTGATACTACGCAACAGAAAGTGATAGCTCAGATGTTAAAAGATGTTTTCCAGGACAAGCTCTTGACCAAGCCACTGGATCCAGAAGCAAAACATTTACCCTCACCAAACCAGCTGAAGGGCAAGATTATCATTaag CACCAAAAAATAAGCGAGAGCGATCACACCGATAAG CAGGGAAACACGGCTGGGAAAAGTAAATTAAACAGCTTCAAAAACGTCTTCAAGAAG ATAGGAAAACCTAAAGAAAACATGGTATTGGAGAAGGAAGGAGAGCTTTGCATCTGGGATCCAATACATATG agGTTTTACAAGCATGACTGTGTTATCTCAGATAATAAGCTGTACTATTCTGAAGAGAAGGAGGAAGACAGTCCTAAG GAAGGTTCAGACCTGCACCTGTTTGAGCCCTGGTTTCATGGACGGATGGCTAAGGGCAGAATAACCGCTAAAAGACTCCTGCATGATTTCTGCAAAGGGAGGAATGGAAAAGATGGAACCTTTCTGGTGCGAGAGAGTGACAAGTTCATCCGAAACTACAGTATCTCCATTTG GACCAGAAGGAGGGTTCAGCACTACAGAATTTTCTGGTCCTCAGAAAATGGTCACGCATCCTTCTTCTTGACAAGCAAGCAGTGCTTTCCAAGTATGTGTGCCTTGATTGAGCATTATAGACAAAATTTGATTGAGTATGATGGATTAAACTTGCATCTCAAGAATTTCCTGCCTCGGCTCAATTTTGTGTCTCACCACCAATTGGG gtgGTTTTACAGTAACCTGAGTCAAGCCAAAGCAGAAGAGTATCTTCTGAGGATTCCTCGAGATGGAGCGTTCCTCATCAGACAGAGAGAGGAGCCTGACACCTTTGAACTCTCAGTCAG AGTTGAAGGGGTTATTAAGCATTATCTGATTTACCGATACAACGGCAAGTATGTACTGGCAGACATCTACGAGTTTTTTAGGCTTGAAGACATGGTCAGCTGTTTCCGTGAGCAGCTTTTCATCGGCAAGATAAAACTACGCTATCCTGTAACACCACAATTAGTGGAGCGCATCTGTATG GAGGATCTTTTAACATGTGATGGTGAGCTGTACAGTGAGGTACATATGGTGGGGCAA GTCCCTGAAGACAATCCCTTAGGTCACCAATGTAAAGGTGTAGTGGATATCTCTAAGTGTAATGTTG CACGCAATGCCAAATATGGCAGACCTCTCGTGGTGACCCTGTTGAATAAGGAGAATGTGAAACTAATTGAGTTCACGTGTGAGATCTTGGAGCAGGTGGAGGAATGGTACCAGGTGGTTCTCAACATCATCCAAAGT ATAATAGAAAAAATGGAGAACAAAACCAAAATAGCTGTTGAGATGTCAGACATGGTGGTGTACTGCCAATCTATCAAAAAGACTTTGAATACGACTTTTG AAAATTACAACTGCAAAGAGGTTCGCTCCTTTAAGGATGACGACTTTACAAAAAAGGGGAATGAAGTAAAACCAGACTGCATTCTGGAGTATAACCGCATAGCTCTCAGCCGTGTGTATCCTAAGGGATTCCGAGTTGATTCGTCCAACTTTGACCCTTGTCCTTCATGGAAATTAGGCTGCCAAATGGCGGCTCTCAACTTCCAAACTGCTG ATAAGTTCATGTGGCTGAACAGTGCTCTCTTCAGTCTGAATGGAGGCACAGGTTACGTGCTTAAACCAGAGTGGATGCGAGATCCGACCAAGAAGAAGCCTTCTAAACAAAAAATCAGAATCAGA GTGATCGCAGCCAGGCATCTGCCCAATTCAGAACACATCATCAGTCCTTTTGTGAAGGTTGAGCTGTTGCCGTACACAGGAGCTCGAGTAGATGACTACAGTTTCAAGACTACTTTCTTAA ATGATAATGGACTAAATCCAGTGTGGCTGGGCCCTAGGAATCCACCGAAATGCTTTGAAGTAGACGAGCCAGACCTTGCCTTCCTGTGCTTTGAGGTTTCTGAGGGGGACGCATTTTCTGATCCTAAGGTTCTTGCACAGGCCACTTTTCCTGTCAGGGGTATTCGCTCAG gGTATCGGTCTGTCCCGCTGAAGAACGTGTTTAGTGAAAACCTGGAACTTGCATCTCTTCTGGTGCATGTAGAGCATGTAGAG GTGTAA
- the si:ch211-260p9.3 gene encoding 1-phosphatidylinositol 4,5-bisphosphate phosphodiesterase gamma-2 isoform X3 — translation MICAPKLEDSVIVASNERGELTEDERSRIIEHLQKGTEMMVYQQRAERFTVQVIMETMQVALIGSRDRIVKVLDIFELKELRQWETFQDFQRFNESSTFRKIFGLSEKEVQQDSKTCFTIFYGSEFMLKSLSLNADSVEDAEKWLTGLELLRQETLAAHTPEIIESWLRKKMYIDNTKKNSITLKELKSLLPQMNITVPDGRFLEERFVEVGAKDYVLDFQQFHKFYDLLIFENQEVLLEEFEKGPAAFTISNTNRPESSVLPLSDFQNFLLYRQKETWAKNLNKVQELMTIFINDTMRKTDYPKFTIGEFLSFLFSKENSIWDEKFSEICPLDMNNPLSHYWINSSHNTYLTGDQMRSESSTEAYVRCLRLGCRCIELDCWNGRDEPVIYHGGTMTSKIKFKDAVKAINDHAFITSEYPVVLSIEEHCDTTQQKVIAQMLKDVFQDKLLTKPLDPEAKHLPSPNQLKGKIIIKHQKISESDHTDKQGNTAGKSKLNSFKNVFKKIGKPKENMVLEKEGELCIWDPIHMRFYKHDCVISDNKLYYSEEKEEDSPKEGSDLHLFEPWFHGRMAKGRITAKRLLHDFCKGRNGKDGTFLVRESDKFIRNYSISIWTRRRVQHYRIFWSSENGHASFFLTSKQCFPSMCALIEHYRQNLIEYDGLNLHLKNFLPRLNFVSHHQLGWFYSNLSQAKAEEYLLRIPRDGAFLIRQREEPDTFELSVRVEGVIKHYLIYRYNGKYVLADIYEFFRLEDMVSCFREQLFIGKIKLRYPVTPQLVERICMEDLLTCDGELYSEVHMVGQVPEDNPLGHQCKGVVDISKCNVARNAKYGRPLVVTLLNKENVKLIEFTCEILEQVEEWYQVVLNIIQSIIEKMENKTKIAVEMSDMVVYCQSIKKTLNTTFENYNCKEVRSFKDDDFTKKGNEVKPDCILEYNRIALSRVYPKGFRVDSSNFDPCPSWKLGCQMAALNFQTADKFMWLNSALFSLNGGTGYVLKPEWMRDPTKKKPSKQKIRIRVIAARHLPNSEHIISPFVKVELLPYTGARVDDYSFKTTFLNDNGLNPVWLGPRNPPKCFEVDEPDLAFLCFEVSEGDAFSDPKVLAQATFPVRGIRSGYRSVPLKNVFSENLELASLLVHVEV, via the exons ATGATTTGCGCACCGAAACTGGAAG attcAGTGATCGTGGCCAGCAATGAGCGGGGTGAGCTCACAGAGGATGAGAGGAGTCGGATTATTGAGCATCTGCAGAAGGGTACTGAAATGATGGTATATCAGCAGAGGGCTGAGAGATTCACTGTCCAGGTCATTATGGAGACCATGCAGGTGGCCTTGATAGGCTCCAGAGACAGGATAGTCAAAGTGT TGGACATTTTTGAGCTGAAGGAGCTTCGTCAGTGGGAGACATTCCAGGATTTCCAGCGATTTAACGAGAGCAGCACATTTCGAAAAATCTTTGGCCTGTCTGAAAAAGAGGTTCAGCAGGACAGCAAAACATGTTTCACCATCTTCTATGGATCTGAGTTTATGTTAAAGTCACTGAGTCTAAACG CTGATTCGGTGGAGGATGCAGAAAAATGGCTGACAGGACTGGAGTTACTCAGACAGGAGACACTGGCGGCTCACACACCAGAGATTATAGAGAG TTGGCTGAGGAAGAAGATGTACATTgataatacaaagaaaaatag CATCACCCTGAAAGAACTTAAGTCTCTCTTGCCACAAATGAACATCACTGTACCAGATGGACGTTTTCTGGAGGAAAGATTTGTG GAGGTGGGAGCAAAAGATTATGTCCTGGATTTTCAGCAGTTTCACAAATTCTACGatcttttaatatttgaaaaccaGGAGGTG ttgCTAGAAGAGTTTGAAAAGGGGCCTGCAGCTTTCACAATTAg TAATACTAATAGGCCTGAATCTTCTGTACTTCCCCTCTCTGATTTTCAAAACTTTCTTTTATATAGACAGAAG GAGACCTGGGCCAAAAATCTTAATAAGGTACAAGAGTTGATGACCATCTTCATCAATGACACCATGAGGAAGACTGATTATCCAAAGTTTACCATTGGAGAG TTCCTCAGCTTTCTCTTCTCCAAAGAAAACTCAATTTGGGATGAGAAGTTCTCAGAGATTTGCCCACTGGACATGAACAATCCTCTGTCTCACTACTGGATCAACTCTTCTCACAACAC ATATTTGACTGGAGATCAGATGCGCAGTGAGTCCTCAACAGAAGCTTATGTGCGCTGCCTGAGGCTGGGCTGCCGCTGTATTGAGT TGGACTGCTGGAATGGTCGAGATGAACCTGTCATATACCATGGTGGGACCATGACCTCCAAGATAAAGTTTAAGGATGCGGTGAAGGCTATCAATGATCATGCTTTCATAACATCTGA GTATCCTGTAGTGCTGTCCATAGAAGAACACTGTGATACTACGCAACAGAAAGTGATAGCTCAGATGTTAAAAGATGTTTTCCAGGACAAGCTCTTGACCAAGCCACTGGATCCAGAAGCAAAACATTTACCCTCACCAAACCAGCTGAAGGGCAAGATTATCATTaag CACCAAAAAATAAGCGAGAGCGATCACACCGATAAG CAGGGAAACACGGCTGGGAAAAGTAAATTAAACAGCTTCAAAAACGTCTTCAAGAAG ATAGGAAAACCTAAAGAAAACATGGTATTGGAGAAGGAAGGAGAGCTTTGCATCTGGGATCCAATACATATG agGTTTTACAAGCATGACTGTGTTATCTCAGATAATAAGCTGTACTATTCTGAAGAGAAGGAGGAAGACAGTCCTAAG GAAGGTTCAGACCTGCACCTGTTTGAGCCCTGGTTTCATGGACGGATGGCTAAGGGCAGAATAACCGCTAAAAGACTCCTGCATGATTTCTGCAAAGGGAGGAATGGAAAAGATGGAACCTTTCTGGTGCGAGAGAGTGACAAGTTCATCCGAAACTACAGTATCTCCATTTG GACCAGAAGGAGGGTTCAGCACTACAGAATTTTCTGGTCCTCAGAAAATGGTCACGCATCCTTCTTCTTGACAAGCAAGCAGTGCTTTCCAAGTATGTGTGCCTTGATTGAGCATTATAGACAAAATTTGATTGAGTATGATGGATTAAACTTGCATCTCAAGAATTTCCTGCCTCGGCTCAATTTTGTGTCTCACCACCAATTGGG gtgGTTTTACAGTAACCTGAGTCAAGCCAAAGCAGAAGAGTATCTTCTGAGGATTCCTCGAGATGGAGCGTTCCTCATCAGACAGAGAGAGGAGCCTGACACCTTTGAACTCTCAGTCAG AGTTGAAGGGGTTATTAAGCATTATCTGATTTACCGATACAACGGCAAGTATGTACTGGCAGACATCTACGAGTTTTTTAGGCTTGAAGACATGGTCAGCTGTTTCCGTGAGCAGCTTTTCATCGGCAAGATAAAACTACGCTATCCTGTAACACCACAATTAGTGGAGCGCATCTGTATG GAGGATCTTTTAACATGTGATGGTGAGCTGTACAGTGAGGTACATATGGTGGGGCAA GTCCCTGAAGACAATCCCTTAGGTCACCAATGTAAAGGTGTAGTGGATATCTCTAAGTGTAATGTTG CACGCAATGCCAAATATGGCAGACCTCTCGTGGTGACCCTGTTGAATAAGGAGAATGTGAAACTAATTGAGTTCACGTGTGAGATCTTGGAGCAGGTGGAGGAATGGTACCAGGTGGTTCTCAACATCATCCAAAGT ATAATAGAAAAAATGGAGAACAAAACCAAAATAGCTGTTGAGATGTCAGACATGGTGGTGTACTGCCAATCTATCAAAAAGACTTTGAATACGACTTTTG AAAATTACAACTGCAAAGAGGTTCGCTCCTTTAAGGATGACGACTTTACAAAAAAGGGGAATGAAGTAAAACCAGACTGCATTCTGGAGTATAACCGCATAGCTCTCAGCCGTGTGTATCCTAAGGGATTCCGAGTTGATTCGTCCAACTTTGACCCTTGTCCTTCATGGAAATTAGGCTGCCAAATGGCGGCTCTCAACTTCCAAACTGCTG ATAAGTTCATGTGGCTGAACAGTGCTCTCTTCAGTCTGAATGGAGGCACAGGTTACGTGCTTAAACCAGAGTGGATGCGAGATCCGACCAAGAAGAAGCCTTCTAAACAAAAAATCAGAATCAGA GTGATCGCAGCCAGGCATCTGCCCAATTCAGAACACATCATCAGTCCTTTTGTGAAGGTTGAGCTGTTGCCGTACACAGGAGCTCGAGTAGATGACTACAGTTTCAAGACTACTTTCTTAA ATGATAATGGACTAAATCCAGTGTGGCTGGGCCCTAGGAATCCACCGAAATGCTTTGAAGTAGACGAGCCAGACCTTGCCTTCCTGTGCTTTGAGGTTTCTGAGGGGGACGCATTTTCTGATCCTAAGGTTCTTGCACAGGCCACTTTTCCTGTCAGGGGTATTCGCTCAG gGTATCGGTCTGTCCCGCTGAAGAACGTGTTTAGTGAAAACCTGGAACTTGCATCTCTTCTGGTGCATGTAGAG GTGTAA